The sequence GATGAGGTCAGCTCATGAGGAAATAGGCTAGCTAACCACACCCACTCCTGGAAGAGTAGCTGTCTTTTTCCATTGGGATAGCTAACAGGAGCTAGCTAACTGGAAGGGGAAAACCTAGTGGAGATGAGGCCCACATAGATTGTGCTTCAATGTAGCTAATCAAGGTCATCCTTATCTCCCTCACCTTGGCTGATGGACATTCCTGGCAGGACAGACACGCTCTCCCATGACTCATAGGAGCTGATAAGAGAGGACCACAGTGTTCACCCCAAGGAAGGGCGAGCAGCAAAACACAAAAGTGGACAACTCACCTGGGGAGGTGAGAGACCACAGTCAAGATAATTCTGCCAATATCCTTAAAGATCATTATTTCAACGGATATAGGCCGCGAGCCCCCCCCtctaccccccgccccagcccgccccccccccactcctcccccccccccccctccagccccggcccgccctgccccctgcccccccccctccctccgccccccccctgccccgccccctcctccccggcTTCCTCCCCCCGCGCCATGGCTGCCTGGCGCCCTGCTCTGCGCTGCTCAGCCTGGGCCCagcatggccccagcccactgaaggcttccagccccttcccagctGCTGCGGCGGGCGGCGCCAGCTTCTGGCGTGGACAAAGATGAAATATGGGGGCGGcgcggaaaaaaaaaaagctccaacGCGCCGGGCGCACGCctcgcccccgccccccttttttttttttttttttttttttttgggggagaggagaggggagaaggagggagggaggaggggtgctgggcgggggcggcggctgggcgggggcggggggggggggggggaggttttttgtttgttcccGTTCCCTCACCCATTGTTTCTCCTCACCCtggcccccccccctgcccccccccgcgccccagcgcccccccccctccccctcctcctccgcggccccccgcccccccgccccccggcccccccggcccgccggcccccccgcccccagtcccccctcccccctccccgagcagcccgatctcccccccccccgagcttcaaaaattttatttgaaattttttttttttgaaatttcttaaaaaaaataaaaaagtcgtATTATGCTGCCTGTGTTATACAATCGATAAATACGGTAGGTGGGAATTAACAAAAGCATTAAtgcaaaaaccaaccaaaaaacccaacaacttttGTCAGGCTTTGAAAAGGTTTTTAAGGTgtttctctcatgtgtaataaggtgtgagctcagTGTGGAGGTTTTCCCATATAAAACATTCATAGGGTCTTGCATctttgtggattctctgatgtgcattAAGGTTTGATCTCCGTGTGAAGGTCTTCCTGCACTCACAGCactcataaggtctctctccagtgtggatcctctgatgtttaataaggttcgAGCTCTgactgaagtttttcccacactcacagcactcatatggcctctcccccgtgtggattctctgatgcgtgataaggtCTGAGCGGTACcggaaggttttcccgcactcacagcattcatagggtctttctccggtgtgcattctctgatgtctagTTAGGTGTGAGctgtgagtgaaggttttcccacactctccgCATTCATAGGGGCGCTCTCCTGTATGGAtcctctgatgtttaataaggtttgaacTCAAACTGAAGGtcttcccgcactcagtgcatttatagggtctctctcccatTGGGATTCTCTGCtgggttgtggtttccttgaaATTGTTGTGAGTTTCCCGACAATTAGGggatttacccactttctcccctggtaGGCTTTCCTGCTGTCTCTCTGGCCTATGCCGACTCTCACAGGCTTTTCCCTGCACATGATGCCTGGACACATTCCCTTGGGATCCTTGTGATAATCCCCCATGTGATTCCACTTGCTGAGCATCTTCCTTCTGAGGATTCTGCTGCATATTCTCACTCAGCATCCCATCACCTGCTGGGATAGAGAAAGAAACCTCAAGATGAgtctacaaaattaagtcaacctaagttctGTCGACGTACACCCACAgcagtaattaaattgcttttgcacGTCCAGGCTACACTTCTTGCGTCGGCAGtgcgcgtcctcaccaggagcgcttgcactGACTTAACAGCCAGCGTGGGGCATTGTGGAacggcttctgaaaggcagcaacagtcgatgcaagcaatgcagtgtctacataATTACATCGACTTAAGCACCATGCCTCTCGTGAAGGGGGAattattagaacataagaacggccatactgggttagaccaaaggtccatctagcccagtatcctgtcttctgacagtggtcaatgccaggtgccccagaaggaatgaactgaacaggtgatcatcaaatgatccatcccctgtcgcccattcccagcttttggcaaacagaggctagagacaccttccctgcccaccctggctaatagccattgatggaactagtttatctagttcttttttgaaccctgttatagtcttggcctcctCAACATGCTCTGGCAAAGaattccccaggttgactgtgtgttgtgtgaagaaatacttccttttgtttgttttaaacctgctgcccattaatttcatttggtgacccctagttcttgtgttatgagaaggagtaaacaacatttcttatctactttctccacaccagtcatgattttataggcttctctcatatcctcccttagtcgtctcttttccaagatgaaaagttccagtcttttttctctctcctcatacgaaagccgttccatacccctcatttttgttgtccttttctgtaccttttccaattccaatgtatcttttttgagatggagcaactaCATCTGctcgcagtattcaagatgtggtcataccatggatttgtatagaggcaataggatattttctgtcttattatctatcccattcTTAATGATGccgaacattctgttcgcttttttacaccgctgcacattgagaggatgttttcagagaactatccacagtgactccaagatctctcttgagtggtaacagctaatttagatgccatcattttatatgtatagctgggattatttaAGTCATTTAAGTCAGTGCAGTGGGGTGAGAGATGCATTTTAGCACAGACACGttcagagttaggttgacatgaGGCAGCTTACACCAACCTAACTCTattgtgtagaccagggcacAGAAACAGGGATGGAAAAGGAGAGAGCTAAGCAAAATAAGatggagagacagaaaaaaaaatcaggaactgaatttccccaaactcttccccgtAGGAGAAAGAGAAGGGGATGAAGTCTGCCTCCATCCCATCCAAACATTCAGGGGAGGGGAGACCAGGGAGGGAGCTACTGCCAGGTGAGAGTCAGGATGGGTAGGAAGCCATGAGCAATAGCTGCCCTGAGGATCTGACATCTGCTGgggacaatcctgaacttggagcaTTGACAAGGCCTTTGTAGGGAACCCCAGCTCTTTCCTTCAGGTGCTGACAGCTTTTGAGTGGATTTAATTATTCCTCACCTGAACAGGTGGCCATCAGAATCTCTCTTTCCTCTAAGCCCTGGAGAACTGGGGCCCCTGGCTCTTCCATTTGTTTCACCTGGGAGATCACATCGGATTTGAAcacaggaaaccctgctcaggggaaggaaaagaagcGAGATCAGGTGAATTAATGTCattcattcagaaaaaaaaatgttttattttaacagCCCATTGTAACGCAGCTCCTCAAAAGCTCAAAGATGGGGGACACTGTGCTTAGGAGGGGTTTACCTATCCCCatctctgctgggaacacacagcCAGCCACTCATCATGAAAGGATCCCGAAAACACAGAGAAGGTAACTCCATGTCCCGGAAAGGGGAGACTCAGAGGGGAGCTCACTGACAGAGACACAGGGAAGATGGCTGGGCGAGCAAGCTGTGACACGGAGCCCCAGTTGGTCTGACAAACCTACTCTGGATTAATAGAATTTATTCAAAAAGTTTCTTGTAAGGCATTAAATGAAAGCtggcagagagcaacaaaaacgatgaaaggtctagaaaacatgaccgatGAGGGAAAGATTGAAAatactgggtttgtttagtctggaaaaaagaagatcaagaggggacatgataacgtttttcaagtatataaaaagttgttccaaggaggaggaagaaaatttGTTCTTAACcattgaggacaggacaagaagcaatgggcttaaactgcagcaagggaggtttaggtaggaagtttttcctaatgtccaaactgtgaatgaagcactggaataaattgcctaaggaggttgtggaatctccatcactggagatttttaagagcaagttagacaaacacctgtcagggatgggttagataatacttagtcctgccatgagtgcagggaactggactagatgacctctcgaggtcccttccaggcctatgattcAGATAATTGTGAAATGTGTGCACTGATGCTATATGAGGAATAATGTATACCTAGTGAGATTATGCTTCAAAGCAGtcatccccaaacttttgagggtcgcCCCCCCTTTCCCAtctgcccccacaccctgggctgggagcaggtgggtggggatgtggatcGGGGGCCAAGGCTTGGGATGGGTCTGGGGCCAAGGCTGGAGCCATggccaggctgggagcagagccatggggctggcagccaggctcaTGGCCGGGTGTgactctgctcctcctccactcCCAGCACTGGCCTCAGGCCAGGAACAGAACCATGGACAGCTGcccaggtgcagggccaggggtggggctggatggCACTCGTTCCCTGCCCGCCATGGGGATTGGCCCGGgccaccgccccccacccccgaacgTTCCTCTGAGCCCTACAatttggggacctctgctttaATGTCTaaccaaacaaagggagaaacaggtttcTTCCACACAGGAGGGAAGGTCTCTCTGTCCTACATAAGGCTACGTCTACTCTAGCACTTATGTCACAAAACTTTGGtagctcagggatgtgaaaaaaacccacacatcctgagcaacgtaagttttgttggcaggagatgctctcctgctgacacagcCACTGCCGCTTGTTGAGCTGGTTTTAGTACATTGACGGgaaagctctctcctgttggcataacaCAGCTACACGGGCGTTCTCGCAGCagtacagctagggtgaccagacagtaaatgtgaaaaatcgggatgggggggggataataggagcctatataagaaaaagacacaaaaattgggactgtccctataaaaagcgggacatctggtcaccctaagtacagctgtgccactggaagcttg is a genomic window of Mauremys reevesii isolate NIE-2019 linkage group 14, ASM1616193v1, whole genome shotgun sequence containing:
- the LOC120381450 gene encoding zinc finger protein 418-like → MQENYETVTSLGFPVFKSDVISQVKQMEEPGAPVLQGLEEREILMATCSAGDGMLSENMQQNPQKEDAQQVESHGGLSQGSQGNVSRHHVQGKACESRHRPERQQESLPGEKVGKSPNCRETHNNFKETTTQQRIPMGERPYKCTECGKTFSLSSNLIKHQRIHTGERPYECGECGKTFTHSSHLTRHQRMHTGERPYECCECGKTFRYRSDLITHQRIHTGERPYECCECGKNFSQSSNLIKHQRIHTGERPYECCECRKTFTRRSNLNAHQRIHKDARPYECFIWENLHTELTPYYT